In Betaproteobacteria bacterium, the following proteins share a genomic window:
- the frc gene encoding formyl-CoA transferase produces the protein MEALKGVRILDMTHVQAGPTCSQLLAWMGADVIKFEPPQGDATRGQLRDIPGADSLYFTMLNCNKRSITVNMKSAEGKAVFVDLLKKCDIMMENFGPGVLERLGFTWDKIHEINPKIVVGSIKGFGSSGPYADFKAYENVAQAMGGAMSTTGVPDGAPFVTGAQIGDSGTGLHLAIGLLAALRQADRTGQGQYVEVAMMDGVMNLCRVKFRDHQRLTRQALAEYSVPTYQGMGDVPRAGNDSGGGQLGNAIHCKPHGANDWLYVVVQEAVWTALANRIGPDVHVPDLASDPRVATIAERRKNQNLVWTLLNKFAEQYTKRELMAILNPLDVPCGPIMSTEDLATDEHIRGRDMYVEIDHPQRGKWFNVGMPIKLSASPAKIERSPLLGEHTDDVLKNVLGYDDAKIAAMKTAGAFSAPPKKVA, from the coding sequence ATGGAAGCATTGAAGGGCGTACGCATTCTGGACATGACCCACGTGCAGGCAGGCCCCACGTGCTCGCAACTGCTCGCGTGGATGGGCGCGGACGTGATCAAGTTCGAGCCCCCGCAGGGCGACGCGACGCGCGGCCAGCTGCGCGACATCCCCGGCGCGGACAGCCTGTATTTCACGATGCTCAACTGCAACAAGCGCTCGATCACGGTCAACATGAAGAGCGCCGAGGGCAAGGCGGTCTTCGTGGACCTGCTGAAGAAGTGCGACATCATGATGGAGAATTTCGGCCCCGGCGTCCTCGAGCGCCTGGGCTTCACCTGGGACAAGATCCACGAGATCAACCCGAAGATCGTCGTGGGATCGATCAAGGGCTTCGGGTCCTCGGGCCCCTATGCGGACTTCAAGGCCTATGAGAACGTGGCCCAGGCGATGGGCGGGGCGATGAGCACCACGGGCGTTCCCGACGGGGCTCCGTTCGTTACAGGCGCGCAGATCGGCGACTCGGGCACCGGCCTGCACCTGGCCATCGGCCTGCTCGCGGCGCTGCGTCAGGCCGACCGGACGGGGCAGGGCCAGTACGTCGAGGTTGCGATGATGGATGGCGTCATGAACCTGTGCCGCGTCAAGTTCCGCGACCACCAGCGGCTCACGCGCCAGGCCCTCGCGGAGTATTCCGTTCCCACCTACCAGGGCATGGGCGACGTCCCGCGCGCCGGCAACGATTCCGGCGGCGGCCAGCTCGGCAATGCCATCCACTGCAAGCCCCACGGCGCCAACGACTGGCTCTACGTGGTGGTGCAGGAGGCGGTCTGGACCGCTCTCGCGAACCGCATCGGCCCGGACGTGCACGTGCCCGATCTCGCGAGCGATCCGCGGGTGGCGACCATTGCCGAGCGGCGCAAGAACCAGAACCTGGTGTGGACGCTGCTCAACAAGTTCGCCGAGCAGTACACCAAGCGCGAGCTGATGGCGATCCTCAATCCCCTGGACGTTCCCTGCGGCCCCATCATGTCCACGGAGGACCTCGCCACCGACGAGCACATCCGCGGCCGCGACATGTACGTGGAAATCGACCACCCGCAGCGCGGCAAGTGGTTCAACGTCGGCATGCCCATCAAGCTCTCGGCCTCGCCCGCGAAAATCGAGCGAAGCCCGCTCCTGGGCGAGCACACCGACGACGTGCTGAAGAACGTGCTCGGCTACGACGACGCGAAGATCGCCGCCATGAAGACGGCGGGCGCGTTCTCCGCTCCCCCCAAGAAGGTTGCGTAG
- a CDS encoding methionyl-tRNA formyltransferase, with the protein MRIAIVGQQDFGKAVLEAFLARGDTVAGVFCAPEKEGAKPDPMKVTATEKGLEVFQFASLKAPEAAAAMKALDADIGIMAFVLQFAPQGFVNIPKHGTIQFHPSLLPKYRGPSSINWPIARGETKTGLTIFRPSDGLDEGPVILQKQTPVSENDTLGTVYFDRLFPLGVAAMLEAADLVVAGKHKESVQDESQASYEGWFRAGEAKIHWNNHVDTIHDTIRGSDPAPGAWTTIGGKKLQLFGSKKHLVRTFGAVRGKIGEITEVGAESIRITAQGGQVEIAKVKPEEGKKMSAAEWAKSAGVGPGTILGS; encoded by the coding sequence ATGCGCATCGCAATTGTCGGTCAGCAGGATTTCGGCAAAGCCGTCCTTGAAGCCTTCCTCGCCCGCGGAGACACGGTCGCGGGCGTGTTCTGCGCCCCGGAGAAGGAAGGTGCGAAGCCCGATCCCATGAAGGTCACGGCAACCGAGAAGGGGCTCGAGGTCTTCCAGTTCGCCTCCCTCAAGGCGCCGGAAGCCGCGGCCGCGATGAAGGCGCTCGACGCCGACATCGGCATCATGGCCTTCGTGCTGCAGTTCGCGCCGCAGGGATTCGTGAACATTCCGAAGCACGGCACCATCCAGTTCCACCCCTCGCTCCTGCCGAAGTACCGCGGTCCCAGCTCGATAAACTGGCCGATCGCCAGGGGCGAGACGAAGACGGGCCTCACGATCTTCCGCCCCTCCGATGGCCTCGACGAGGGCCCGGTGATCCTGCAGAAGCAAACGCCCGTCTCGGAGAACGACACGCTCGGCACGGTCTATTTCGACCGCCTTTTTCCCCTGGGCGTGGCGGCGATGCTGGAAGCGGCCGACCTCGTGGTCGCCGGCAAGCACAAGGAAAGCGTTCAGGACGAATCGCAGGCCTCCTACGAGGGCTGGTTCCGCGCGGGCGAGGCGAAGATCCACTGGAACAACCACGTGGACACCATCCACGACACGATCCGCGGGTCCGACCCGGCGCCCGGCGCGTGGACCACGATCGGTGGCAAGAAGCTTCAGCTCTTCGGCTCGAAGAAGCACCTCGTGCGCACCTTCGGCGCCGTGAGGGGAAAGATCGGCGAGATCACCGAGGTCGGCGCGGAGTCGATCCGCATCACCGCGCAGGGCGGCCAGGTCGAGATCGCCAAGGTGAAGCCGGAGGAGGGCAAGAAGATGTCCGCGGCCGAGTGGGCGAAGTCCGCGGGCGTCGGCCCCGGGACGATCCTGGGAAGCTGA
- a CDS encoding quinone oxidoreductase translates to MPHAIRIHKNGGPEVLQWEEVTIGEPGPNEARIANKAIGLNYIDTYHRTGLYPMPMPSGLGLEGAGVVEAVGPGVTELKAGDRVAYCNGPIGAYAEKKMHPVERLVKIPDGISFEQAACMMLQGLTVQYLFRRTYTLKAGETIVFHAAAGGVGLIASQWARALGVHMIGTVSSDEKAKLATDNGCEHIVIYTKEDFVARTKEITGGKGVPVVYDGVGKDTFMKSLDCLQPRGMMVSFGNSSGAVEPLNLGILAAKGSLYVTRPTLITHTTPRAALMAAADELFGHVLAGRIKINPRQSYPLKDAAQAHRDLEARKTTGSTILVP, encoded by the coding sequence ATGCCCCACGCAATCCGAATCCACAAGAACGGCGGTCCCGAAGTCCTGCAGTGGGAAGAAGTCACCATCGGTGAACCCGGCCCCAATGAAGCCCGCATCGCGAACAAGGCGATCGGTCTCAACTACATCGACACCTACCACCGCACCGGCCTTTATCCCATGCCCATGCCCTCCGGGCTGGGCCTCGAGGGCGCGGGCGTCGTGGAAGCGGTCGGCCCGGGCGTAACCGAGCTCAAGGCGGGCGACCGCGTGGCCTACTGCAACGGGCCCATCGGCGCGTACGCAGAGAAGAAGATGCATCCCGTCGAGCGCCTGGTGAAGATTCCCGACGGGATCTCCTTCGAGCAGGCCGCCTGCATGATGCTGCAGGGCCTCACCGTCCAATACCTCTTCCGCCGCACCTATACGCTGAAGGCCGGCGAGACGATCGTCTTCCACGCGGCCGCGGGCGGCGTGGGCCTCATCGCCAGCCAGTGGGCAAGAGCGCTGGGCGTGCACATGATCGGCACCGTGAGTTCCGACGAAAAGGCGAAGCTCGCCACCGACAACGGCTGCGAGCATATCGTGATCTACACGAAGGAGGACTTCGTCGCGCGCACCAAGGAGATCACCGGCGGCAAGGGCGTTCCCGTCGTCTACGATGGCGTCGGCAAGGACACCTTCATGAAGTCGCTCGACTGCCTGCAGCCGCGCGGCATGATGGTGAGCTTCGGCAACTCCTCCGGCGCGGTCGAACCGCTGAATCTCGGCATCCTCGCGGCCAAGGGTTCGCTCTACGTGACGCGGCCGACCCTCATCACGCACACTACGCCGCGTGCCGCCCTCATGGCTGCCGCCGACGAGCTCTTCGGCCATGTGCTCGCCGGGCGAATCAAGATCAACCCGCGGCAGTCGTACCCGCTCAAGGATGCGGCGCAGGCTCACCGCGACCTCGAGGCCCGCAAGACCACGGGCTCCACCATCCTGGTGCCGTGA
- a CDS encoding DUF1499 domain-containing protein — MGLFSGKRPADLGLHDGKLRGGDWRPNWVSSRAPASDVTHYIAPLSFSGDATDAWKSLEEIIRTTPRANVITRDARYMHVEFFSKAMGFVDDAEFALDAAAGVIHVRSCARLGVRDFGVNRDRVEALRAELSKRR; from the coding sequence ATGGGCCTCTTCTCGGGAAAGCGACCCGCAGACCTCGGTCTTCACGACGGGAAACTGCGCGGCGGCGACTGGCGACCCAACTGGGTCTCCTCCCGGGCGCCGGCGAGCGACGTGACGCACTACATCGCGCCATTGTCTTTTTCAGGGGATGCGACAGATGCGTGGAAGTCGCTCGAGGAAATCATTCGCACCACGCCGCGCGCGAACGTGATCACCCGCGATGCGCGCTACATGCACGTCGAGTTCTTCTCGAAGGCGATGGGCTTCGTGGACGACGCCGAGTTCGCGCTCGATGCGGCGGCAGGCGTGATCCACGTCCGCTCCTGCGCGCGGCTGGGCGTGCGCGACTTCGGCGTCAACCGCGATCGAGTCGAAGCCCTTCGCGCGGAGCTGTCGAAAAGGCGCTGA